One part of the Desulfonema ishimotonii genome encodes these proteins:
- a CDS encoding FIST signal transduction protein has protein sequence MNIQRGLSHILQPHSFQAGKSAMEEVIRQLGGFLPDFLMLFITVGHNIAEAVAGIREVAGDIPMCGCSGAGIISHMGCDEATQSLGLLGLKSESVRFSPFIFPDLSAAPLEIGRNIGKKIKLSGLPSPANRLLFLFPDGLTLNADPLHRGISDELGEHIDCIGGASANDYRFKKTYQFCGNRIYSDAVSGVLISGDFHYQVGISHGARPFGLFRQVTKADGNIIYEIDHKPALHLLRDLLGERRMHDLGQVLNMFELGQSFEGKDYSGDILNRAIIGIDSDKGSIKLGAQIPEGATIRITRRDKERVLRATRKMVPKVITALRSPQEAIYFYFNCSGRGTYLFGEPSPDVDSLRNTAEPDKDLIGFFTFGEIAPVMGRNYYHNYTGVFAGLE, from the coding sequence ATGAACATACAGAGAGGACTGAGCCATATTTTGCAGCCCCACTCTTTCCAGGCCGGGAAATCGGCAATGGAAGAGGTGATCCGGCAACTGGGCGGATTTCTCCCGGACTTCCTGATGCTTTTTATCACCGTAGGCCATAATATTGCGGAGGCGGTTGCGGGAATACGGGAAGTCGCGGGGGATATCCCCATGTGCGGCTGCTCCGGCGCCGGGATTATCAGCCACATGGGGTGTGATGAGGCCACCCAGTCGCTGGGGCTTCTGGGGCTGAAATCGGAATCGGTCAGATTTTCTCCGTTCATATTCCCGGATCTGTCGGCAGCGCCGCTTGAAATCGGCAGAAATATCGGTAAAAAAATAAAATTGTCCGGGCTTCCATCCCCGGCCAATCGGCTACTGTTTCTCTTTCCGGACGGACTGACCCTCAACGCCGACCCCCTGCACCGGGGCATCAGCGACGAACTCGGTGAGCATATCGACTGCATCGGCGGTGCATCCGCCAACGATTACCGGTTCAAAAAAACCTATCAGTTCTGCGGAAACCGGATTTACAGCGATGCCGTATCCGGCGTTCTCATATCAGGCGATTTTCATTATCAGGTCGGCATCAGCCACGGCGCCCGCCCCTTCGGCCTGTTCAGACAGGTCACAAAGGCAGACGGAAACATCATCTATGAAATCGACCACAAGCCCGCCCTTCACCTTCTCAGAGACCTTCTGGGCGAACGGCGCATGCACGATCTGGGGCAGGTGCTGAACATGTTCGAGCTGGGCCAGTCCTTTGAGGGAAAGGACTATTCCGGCGACATCCTCAACAGGGCCATCATCGGCATCGACAGCGATAAGGGCAGCATAAAGCTGGGCGCACAGATCCCGGAAGGGGCAACGATCCGCATCACACGGCGCGATAAGGAACGGGTTCTCCGGGCGACCCGGAAGATGGTTCCCAAAGTGATCACCGCGCTCCGTTCTCCGCAGGAGGCGATCTATTTTTATTTCAACTGTTCCGGCCGGGGAACCTATCTTTTCGGCGAACCCTCACCGGATGTGGACAGCCTGCGAAATACAGCAGAACCGGATAAGGATCTGATCGGCTTTTTTACTTTCGGGGAAATTGCGCCCGTCATGGGCCGGAATTACTATCATAATTACACAGGTGTTTTCGCAGGACTTGAATGA
- a CDS encoding ABC transporter substrate-binding protein, with translation MQVIIWPLNQIREGLPEDGIYVREAFLRAHPDVCEKFIRASFEGWQYAFAHREETVKYITDMASRTEFKTTEKNSRSCRMRLNV, from the coding sequence TTGCAGGTTATTATATGGCCACTGAATCAAATCCGGGAGGGGCTGCCGGAGGACGGCATCTATGTGAGAGAGGCCTTTCTCAGGGCCCACCCCGACGTCTGTGAAAAGTTTATCCGGGCCAGTTTTGAAGGCTGGCAATATGCCTTTGCGCATCGGGAGGAGACTGTGAAATACATTACCGACATGGCCAGCCGGACAGAATTTAAAACCACCGAAAAAAACAGCAGATCATGCCGGATGAGGTTGAACGTCTGA
- a CDS encoding peroxiredoxin-like family protein: MKIDQEMLENLGAKSVWDETGESVEMASLWEEQPTVLVFVRHFGUPICRQQVAELAGYLSDFETRGIRLVVIGNGAVSHIAPFRKATGYGGILLTDPELKTYRALNFRSGMGSMIGLKSVAAVVRSVGNGHTGGMIQGNALQQGGALVVGPGNTVRYFYQSREAGDKPPVAELLRAGEAGE, encoded by the coding sequence ATGAAAATCGATCAGGAGATGTTGGAAAACTTAGGGGCGAAAAGCGTATGGGACGAAACCGGAGAGTCTGTGGAGATGGCATCCCTGTGGGAAGAGCAGCCGACCGTGCTGGTGTTTGTCCGTCATTTCGGATGACCCATATGCCGTCAGCAGGTTGCTGAACTTGCCGGGTATCTGTCAGATTTTGAAACACGGGGGATTCGTCTCGTGGTGATCGGGAACGGCGCTGTGTCGCATATCGCTCCCTTTCGCAAGGCGACGGGGTACGGGGGGATTCTGCTCACCGACCCGGAACTGAAAACCTACAGGGCGCTGAATTTCAGAAGCGGCATGGGGTCGATGATCGGCCTGAAATCCGTGGCCGCCGTCGTGCGGTCCGTGGGGAACGGGCATACGGGGGGCATGATTCAGGGGAACGCCCTTCAGCAGGGCGGGGCACTGGTTGTGGGCCCCGGCAACACGGTCCGCTATTTTTATCAGAGCCGGGAGGCCGGAGACAAACCGCCTGTGGCAGAACTCCTGCGGGCCGGTGAAGCCGGAGAGTGA
- a CDS encoding cation diffusion facilitator family transporter: protein MADTERAERKDAGKTAEKTNFRSRIQAISVSLFLSVLLMVSKFYVWRITGSSAILSDALESIINVVASAFALWSILMAARPPDEDHPYGHGKAEYFSAGFEGALIILAAVGIFKVGMTNILTPRPLPRLETGLLILLATSLVNLMLGLGLVRVGRQTRSLALIADGRHVLTDVYTSGGVLVGLFMVHLTGWYRLDGIIACLVGLNIIVSGVGLLRQSCAGLMDASDPELLDEIAALLIRNRRNEWIDIHRLRAWRSGTFVHIDFHLILHRETTLENAHRQEQVLENLINEHFGGEASLLIHLDPCFDGACPICDSQCILRDGAFQDRAEWSRETLVSQSGIHRLLDVTENRPETA, encoded by the coding sequence ATGGCTGATACCGAAAGGGCTGAACGGAAAGATGCCGGAAAGACTGCGGAAAAAACGAATTTCCGGTCACGGATTCAGGCCATCAGCGTGTCGCTTTTTCTGAGCGTCCTGCTGATGGTTTCAAAGTTTTATGTCTGGCGGATCACCGGGTCTTCGGCGATTCTGTCCGACGCCCTGGAGTCTATTATCAATGTGGTGGCCAGTGCCTTTGCATTGTGGAGCATCCTGATGGCCGCCAGGCCGCCGGACGAAGATCATCCCTACGGACATGGCAAGGCCGAGTATTTTTCAGCGGGTTTTGAAGGGGCTCTGATCATCCTGGCGGCTGTCGGCATTTTCAAAGTGGGGATGACCAATATCCTCACCCCCCGGCCTTTGCCCCGGCTGGAGACCGGTCTGCTGATTCTGCTGGCGACCAGCCTGGTGAACCTGATGCTGGGTCTGGGCCTGGTCCGTGTCGGCAGGCAGACCCGCTCCCTGGCGCTGATCGCCGACGGCAGGCATGTGCTGACAGATGTTTACACCTCCGGGGGGGTACTGGTCGGGCTTTTCATGGTTCATCTGACCGGCTGGTATCGCCTGGACGGTATCATCGCCTGTCTGGTGGGGCTGAACATTATTGTCTCCGGGGTCGGCCTGCTGCGGCAGTCCTGCGCCGGACTGATGGACGCATCGGACCCGGAACTGCTGGATGAGATTGCGGCGCTTCTCATCCGGAACCGCCGTAACGAGTGGATTGATATCCACCGGCTGCGGGCCTGGCGATCGGGAACATTTGTGCATATCGACTTTCATCTGATTTTGCACCGGGAAACCACTCTGGAGAATGCGCACCGCCAGGAGCAGGTTCTGGAGAATCTGATCAATGAACACTTCGGCGGCGAAGCCAGCCTTCTGATCCATCTGGACCCCTGTTTTGACGGCGCATGTCCCATCTGCGACAGTCAGTGTATTCTGAGGGACGGGGCGTTTCAGGATAGGGCCGAATGGAGCCGGGAAACCCTGGTGTCACAATCCGGGATACACAGGCTGCTGGATGTCACGGAGAACCGGCCGGAGACGGCCTGA
- a CDS encoding FmdB family zinc ribbon protein produces the protein MPKYEYNCPTCGHYFEKIAFMGDEDLPVPCPECGRKEVRRLTSAAGLFNGIANFSALAKDHS, from the coding sequence ATGCCGAAATACGAGTATAACTGCCCAACATGCGGGCATTATTTTGAAAAAATTGCTTTTATGGGGGATGAGGATCTGCCCGTTCCCTGTCCCGAATGCGGAAGAAAAGAGGTCCGCCGTCTGACAAGTGCCGCCGGCCTGTTCAACGGAATCGCCAATTTCAGCGCGTTGGCCAAAGATCATTCATGA
- a CDS encoding alpha/beta fold hydrolase, with amino-acid sequence MSQVASAAGQPQKQMAPVCRIFGNGLSLLLSLSFVLTACTACARSAPRQSKDETVILLHGMGRTRRAMSEMARYLRSNGYRVVNPGYPSTREAIDAIAANHLAPVVERCRNEQPGTPLHFVTHSLGGIVVRQYLQKHTLPPGSRVVMLSPPSRGSELADCLRDFWLYRWRNGPAGQQLGTGPHSVPNTLKPVKAEIGVITGNRSFNPLFSQLIPGPDDGKVSVARARLAEMTDFTVIPATHTFIMRHPTALKQILYFLEHGKFRREAGF; translated from the coding sequence ATGAGCCAGGTAGCGAGTGCGGCTGGTCAGCCGCAAAAGCAAATGGCCCCGGTCTGCCGGATTTTCGGTAACGGCCTGAGCCTCTTACTGTCTCTCTCCTTTGTATTGACAGCCTGTACCGCCTGCGCCCGGAGTGCGCCCCGGCAGTCAAAGGATGAAACCGTCATCCTGCTGCACGGCATGGGAAGAACCCGGCGCGCCATGTCCGAAATGGCCCGGTATCTCAGGTCGAACGGCTACCGGGTTGTCAATCCGGGGTATCCCTCCACCCGTGAGGCGATTGACGCCATTGCGGCAAATCATCTGGCTCCGGTGGTTGAGCGATGCCGGAATGAGCAGCCCGGCACGCCCCTCCATTTTGTCACCCACTCCCTGGGCGGCATTGTGGTCCGTCAGTATCTTCAGAAGCACACACTGCCGCCCGGCAGCCGGGTGGTCATGCTCAGTCCGCCCAGCAGGGGCAGTGAACTGGCCGACTGTCTCCGGGATTTCTGGCTCTACCGCTGGCGCAACGGCCCTGCCGGGCAACAGTTGGGAACCGGTCCCCACAGCGTACCCAACACGCTGAAACCTGTGAAGGCCGAGATCGGCGTTATCACCGGGAATCGCAGTTTCAACCCGCTTTTTTCCCAGCTCATCCCCGGACCGGACGACGGCAAGGTCTCGGTGGCACGGGCCCGGCTGGCGGAGATGACGGATTTTACCGTCATCCCGGCCACCCACACCTTTATCATGCGACATCCGACCGCCCTGAAACAGATCCTGTATTTTCTTGAACACGGAAAATTCCGGCGTGAAGCCGGTTTTTAG
- a CDS encoding OmpA family protein: MKKVCVVISILAVMLVSGLSGSAWAEILPGEMGISVMGGGYGFDDENDLLDLGKTFTLGLGYNFTRNIGTELLFSYVHSDADVCCSDDDVYMYQGQLDLLYHFMPEGSFVPYLVAGVGGMMYDDDNIEPNEIDDTFQVNGGLGVKYFITPNFALRFDGRYYHGFEDSSNEYALRAGLEFQLGSTPEKREAEPCTDADNDGVCDDVDKCPDTVANVRVDSEGCQIKSEPYAVMEKSGETAQPVAVSDVPPPPPAPEMMEVVIYFDFDHTQVKSLFHKQLEKLADHMKAHPELNAAIEGHTDSLGAADYNMELSRKRAESVKQFMVENYGIEASRFEARPMGETQPAEPNNTAEGRRLNRRAITITIME, from the coding sequence ATGAAGAAGGTTTGCGTTGTTATTTCGATTCTGGCAGTAATGCTGGTCTCAGGCCTTTCCGGCAGCGCATGGGCAGAGATATTGCCCGGCGAGATGGGCATCTCTGTGATGGGCGGCGGGTATGGTTTTGACGATGAAAATGATTTGCTGGATCTGGGGAAGACGTTTACACTGGGGCTGGGGTACAATTTCACCAGAAATATCGGAACCGAGCTGCTCTTCAGCTATGTTCATTCGGACGCCGATGTCTGTTGCAGTGATGATGATGTGTACATGTACCAGGGGCAGCTTGACCTGCTGTATCACTTCATGCCCGAAGGCAGCTTCGTGCCCTACCTGGTCGCCGGTGTCGGCGGAATGATGTATGATGACGACAACATCGAACCGAATGAAATTGACGATACATTTCAGGTCAACGGCGGGCTGGGTGTGAAGTACTTTATTACGCCCAATTTTGCGCTTCGTTTTGATGGCCGTTATTATCATGGATTTGAAGATTCCTCCAATGAGTATGCACTCCGCGCAGGCCTTGAATTCCAACTGGGCAGCACCCCTGAGAAACGGGAGGCCGAGCCCTGCACAGATGCCGATAATGACGGCGTGTGCGATGATGTGGACAAGTGCCCGGACACAGTGGCCAACGTCCGGGTGGACAGCGAGGGCTGTCAGATCAAAAGCGAGCCTTATGCGGTCATGGAGAAAAGCGGTGAGACTGCCCAGCCCGTCGCGGTAAGCGATGTTCCGCCCCCGCCGCCCGCGCCGGAAATGATGGAAGTGGTGATATACTTTGATTTTGACCATACCCAGGTCAAATCCCTGTTCCATAAGCAGCTTGAAAAGCTGGCGGATCACATGAAGGCGCACCCCGAACTGAATGCGGCGATCGAGGGGCATACAGACAGCCTGGGCGCTGCGGATTATAATATGGAACTTTCCCGGAAACGGGCCGAAAGTGTAAAGCAGTTTATGGTTGAAAATTACGGCATTGAGGCCTCCCGTTTTGAAGCCAGACCCATGGGAGAGACCCAGCCTGCGGAGCCCAACAACACGGCTGAGGGCCGCAGACTGAACCGCCGGGCCATCACCATCACAATTATGGAATAA
- a CDS encoding IS630 family transposase, whose translation MKKKRSLNIRTHIFMPEETETLKRYRDGQKDYRLKLRFIALLLIAGNTGTDIVAAAVGKDIRTVETWYGKYLTHGPDALNSFQYQPKRCFLSDDQLADVIAWVKKELPSDTKVICHYIREQTGIAYCQSAVAKLLKKNGLKRLRPKLIPGKPPSEKEQTDFIEKYEELRKSAADPESGKVVIFCDAMHSVHQTVPAMCRGDPSERPVLKANSGRQRLNIMGGYDPVACKLIHETDEKNCDSEKAVIFFKKLLRTYPKARMIKVFLDNATCFHALNTKEWLEKNPRISLHFLPAYAPNLNLIERLWRFVKGKLIRNTYYEKYKTFRCHTFRLLNNIHHYKSELSSLMTEKFQIIRQ comes from the coding sequence ATGAAGAAAAAACGCTCTCTGAATATCAGAACCCATATTTTCATGCCGGAAGAAACCGAAACCCTGAAAAGGTACCGTGACGGCCAGAAGGATTACCGCCTGAAACTCCGTTTCATAGCGCTTCTGCTGATCGCCGGCAATACCGGAACCGACATTGTGGCCGCGGCAGTCGGAAAAGATATCAGAACCGTGGAAACATGGTACGGAAAATATCTTACGCATGGTCCCGATGCCCTGAATTCCTTTCAGTACCAACCGAAACGGTGCTTTCTGTCAGATGATCAGCTCGCAGACGTGATCGCATGGGTAAAAAAAGAACTCCCTTCCGATACGAAAGTCATCTGTCATTATATAAGGGAACAGACCGGGATTGCCTACTGCCAAAGCGCGGTTGCGAAGCTCCTTAAAAAAAACGGACTGAAACGGCTCCGTCCGAAGCTGATTCCGGGAAAACCGCCGTCCGAAAAAGAACAGACCGATTTTATTGAAAAATATGAAGAACTCCGCAAGTCCGCCGCCGATCCGGAGTCCGGCAAAGTCGTCATTTTCTGCGATGCCATGCATTCTGTTCATCAGACTGTGCCCGCGATGTGCCGGGGCGATCCGTCCGAACGGCCTGTTTTAAAAGCAAATTCTGGGAGGCAGCGTCTGAATATCATGGGCGGCTATGATCCCGTGGCCTGTAAACTGATACATGAGACTGACGAAAAAAACTGTGACTCCGAAAAAGCGGTCATTTTTTTCAAAAAACTGCTCAGAACCTATCCGAAAGCCCGTATGATAAAGGTTTTCCTTGACAATGCCACCTGTTTTCATGCCCTGAACACAAAGGAGTGGCTTGAAAAAAATCCCCGGATCAGTTTGCATTTTCTCCCGGCCTATGCCCCGAACCTGAATCTGATCGAACGCCTTTGGCGCTTTGTAAAAGGGAAACTGATCAGAAATACATATTATGAAAAATACAAGACATTCCGATGTCATACCTTCCGCCTTCTGAACAATATACATCATTATAAAAGCGAGTTATCATCACTTATGACAGAAAAATTTCAGATAATCCGTCAATAA
- the gdhA gene encoding NADP-specific glutamate dehydrogenase codes for MSDILELIKTKDPVEKEFHQAVQEVTETIQPVLDRNPEYRQAAILERIVEPERVILFRVPWVDDQGQVHVNRGFRIEMNSAIGPYKGGLRFHPSVNLSILKFLAFEQVFKNALTTLPMGGGKGGSDFDPKGKSDGEVMRFCQSFMAELFRHIGSNTDVPAGDIGVGAREIGFLFGMYKKLRNEFTGVLTGKSLNWGGSLIRPEATGYGNVYFAAEMLGTRNDTFEGKTCLVSGSGNVAQFTTEKIIELGGKVVTLSDSSGYIYDEEGIDADKLAYVMKLKNIRRGRIKEYVEKYPEAVYTEADPSLDDNPLWNHKADCALPCATENEINGKDAQHLVGNGIFLVSEGANMPSTPDAISVFMDNKILYAPGKASNAGGVAVSGLEMSQNSMRINWPREEVDGRLKTIMKSIHKTCLDASAEYGDPGNYMAGANIAGFVKVVNAMLDQGVV; via the coding sequence ATGTCAGACATTCTGGAACTGATAAAAACAAAAGATCCGGTGGAGAAAGAATTTCATCAGGCCGTTCAGGAAGTGACCGAGACCATTCAGCCGGTGCTGGACCGGAATCCCGAATACCGCCAGGCGGCAATTCTGGAGAGAATCGTGGAACCGGAGCGGGTGATTCTGTTCCGTGTGCCCTGGGTGGATGACCAGGGGCAGGTCCACGTCAACAGGGGGTTCAGAATCGAGATGAACAGCGCCATCGGCCCGTACAAAGGCGGTCTGCGCTTTCACCCGTCCGTAAACCTGAGCATTCTCAAATTTCTGGCCTTTGAGCAGGTCTTTAAAAACGCCCTGACGACCCTGCCAATGGGCGGCGGCAAGGGCGGATCGGATTTTGACCCCAAGGGCAAATCAGACGGCGAGGTGATGCGCTTCTGTCAGAGCTTTATGGCCGAGCTGTTTCGCCATATCGGATCGAACACCGATGTTCCTGCCGGCGATATCGGTGTGGGCGCACGGGAAATCGGTTTCCTTTTCGGCATGTATAAAAAGCTGCGAAACGAGTTTACCGGCGTTCTGACCGGCAAAAGCCTCAACTGGGGCGGCAGCCTGATCCGCCCCGAAGCGACCGGATACGGCAATGTCTACTTCGCAGCGGAAATGCTGGGAACCCGCAATGATACCTTTGAGGGGAAAACCTGTCTGGTTTCCGGCTCCGGCAATGTGGCCCAGTTCACCACGGAAAAGATCATCGAGTTGGGGGGAAAGGTCGTGACCCTGTCCGATTCCTCCGGTTACATCTATGACGAGGAAGGCATTGATGCGGATAAACTGGCGTATGTGATGAAGCTGAAGAACATCCGCCGGGGCCGGATCAAGGAGTACGTCGAAAAATATCCCGAGGCGGTTTACACGGAAGCGGACCCGTCACTGGACGACAACCCGCTCTGGAACCACAAGGCGGACTGCGCCCTCCCCTGTGCCACGGAAAACGAGATCAACGGCAAGGATGCCCAGCACCTGGTGGGCAACGGGATTTTCCTGGTGAGCGAGGGCGCGAACATGCCGTCCACGCCCGACGCCATCAGCGTCTTTATGGACAACAAGATCCTCTATGCGCCGGGCAAGGCCTCCAATGCGGGCGGCGTGGCCGTATCCGGCCTTGAGATGTCCCAGAACAGTATGCGGATCAACTGGCCCAGGGAAGAGGTGGATGGCCGCCTCAAGACCATTATGAAATCGATCCACAAGACCTGCCTGGATGCGTCCGCAGAATACGGAGATCCCGGTAACTACATGGCCGGGGCCAACATTGCCGGATTTGTCAAGGTGGTCAACGCCATGCTGGATCAGGGCGTTGTGTAG
- a CDS encoding PEP/pyruvate-binding domain-containing protein, with translation MEAKSSQLFSSEFYARFKVFHELMSIKIREILLVSSPYDAFILEEDGSLASRIINEYSGLNLSMPPRVTRTASACDALELLKKKRFDLVITMPHLEEMDVHSFGVAVKKIYPDLPVILLVHNTRDVLTLPQNKFCSGIDKVFVWGGNSDLLLAIVKNVEDDINVDHDTRMAMVRVLLLIEDSPVYRSSFLPLIYKEVVKQTQALLEVGLNEEHRLLLMRARPKILLAETYEQAMQLYHRFHSYLFGIISDARFPKDGKLDETAGVQLLARIRKEIPDLPLLMLSSEPRNRERAEQIPAVFLDKNTSNLLDEIHDFFLHHLGFGDFVFRSPDGKEIDRASNLRTLVEKLPKIPDESVRYHADRNHFSNWVMSRSEIALASQFREVRTKDFRDTDALREYIISNVKALLVWQQKGVVAQFRSHNFDADIMDFVKIGEGSLGGKARGLAFMSNLLKESPELYEKYPDINIQIPKSLVISTEGFEDFVARNGLRHLVQNSFKDDEVTEKFLKGDMPEWLILDLEVFLRQANSPLSIRSSSRLEDAHFQPYAGLYETYMIPNNHPDFSARLSHLITAVKRVFASTYYEGPKAFSKNTANKHHEESMAVIIQEVTGAAHGDYFYPSISGVAQSHNFYPVSHMKPDDGIAYIALGLGKTVVEGGRALRFSPRYPNILPQFSTVDDILNNAQRFFYALRIRQYPEALNFDKFSNLERREIDDAEAELPVKMLASTYVPEEHRIRDSGYMPGPKVLTFASVLKHNILPLPELLSDLLDLGRKAMGCPVEIEFSVNLNPDRHQKNNFYFLQMRPTVSHQDRFQVQITPEDVRAAFCASRQAMGNGKDEEMADIVYVKPGDFKAEATIQMAEEIGKINAALLREKRQYLLVGPGRWGTSDRWLGIPVLWRHISGVRAMVEVKNESLNADPSQGSHFFQNITSLGIFYVTVNEGTGDYFDWEWLDSLPAVQETTFLRHVRTERPILLKADGKTAQCVILRESGENRDEDASSLPVTLCTHV, from the coding sequence ATGGAAGCGAAAAGTAGCCAGTTGTTCAGCAGTGAATTCTACGCCCGTTTCAAAGTATTTCATGAGCTGATGTCCATCAAAATCCGTGAAATTCTTCTTGTCTCCAGCCCTTATGATGCCTTCATTCTTGAGGAGGACGGCAGCCTTGCATCCCGGATTATAAATGAATACAGCGGATTGAATCTGAGTATGCCGCCCAGGGTGACCCGGACCGCGTCGGCCTGCGACGCGCTGGAATTGCTGAAAAAAAAGAGGTTCGATCTGGTAATTACCATGCCTCACCTTGAGGAAATGGATGTGCATTCTTTCGGTGTCGCGGTAAAGAAGATCTACCCGGACCTGCCGGTGATCCTTCTGGTCCACAACACCAGAGATGTGCTGACGCTCCCCCAGAACAAATTTTGCAGCGGCATTGACAAGGTGTTTGTCTGGGGGGGGAATTCCGATCTGCTGCTTGCCATTGTGAAGAATGTGGAAGATGACATCAATGTAGACCATGACACCCGGATGGCCATGGTGCGGGTGCTGCTCCTCATTGAGGACTCGCCGGTCTACCGGTCGTCTTTTCTCCCCCTGATCTACAAAGAGGTGGTCAAACAGACCCAGGCCCTGCTGGAGGTGGGGCTGAACGAAGAGCACCGGCTCCTTCTGATGCGGGCCAGGCCCAAAATCCTGCTGGCCGAAACCTATGAGCAGGCCATGCAGCTTTACCACCGGTTTCATTCCTATCTTTTCGGCATCATATCGGATGCCCGCTTTCCGAAAGACGGCAAGCTGGATGAGACCGCAGGCGTGCAGTTGCTGGCCCGGATCCGGAAGGAAATCCCGGACCTGCCGCTTCTGATGCTCAGCTCAGAGCCTCGGAACCGGGAAAGAGCCGAACAGATTCCGGCGGTTTTCCTGGACAAAAACACCTCAAACCTTCTGGATGAGATTCACGATTTTTTTCTCCATCACCTGGGATTCGGAGATTTCGTGTTCAGAAGTCCCGATGGGAAAGAGATTGACCGGGCCTCGAATCTCAGAACCCTGGTGGAAAAGCTGCCGAAGATACCCGATGAATCGGTCCGGTATCACGCCGACCGGAACCATTTTTCCAACTGGGTGATGAGCCGTTCTGAAATCGCGCTGGCCTCCCAGTTCCGGGAGGTGAGAACGAAGGATTTCAGGGATACGGACGCCCTCCGGGAGTATATTATCTCAAATGTGAAGGCCCTTCTGGTCTGGCAGCAGAAGGGGGTTGTGGCCCAGTTCAGGAGCCATAATTTTGATGCCGACATCATGGATTTTGTCAAAATCGGCGAAGGATCCCTGGGGGGAAAGGCCCGCGGGCTGGCCTTCATGTCAAACCTGCTGAAAGAATCGCCGGAACTGTATGAGAAGTACCCGGACATTAACATTCAGATCCCCAAAAGCCTGGTCATCAGCACGGAAGGATTTGAGGATTTCGTTGCCCGGAACGGCCTCCGCCACCTTGTCCAAAACAGCTTCAAGGACGATGAGGTGACTGAAAAATTCCTGAAGGGCGATATGCCGGAATGGCTGATACTCGACCTGGAGGTCTTTCTTCGTCAGGCGAACTCCCCCCTCTCGATCCGTTCTTCCAGCCGCTTGGAAGATGCCCATTTTCAGCCGTATGCCGGTCTTTATGAAACCTATATGATCCCCAATAATCACCCGGATTTCTCTGCCCGGCTCAGCCACCTGATCACCGCCGTCAAGCGGGTATTTGCCTCCACATATTACGAAGGCCCCAAAGCCTTTTCCAAAAATACCGCCAATAAACATCACGAGGAGTCGATGGCGGTGATCATTCAGGAGGTGACGGGGGCGGCCCACGGAGACTATTTTTATCCCTCCATCTCCGGGGTCGCCCAGTCCCACAATTTCTACCCGGTATCCCATATGAAACCGGATGACGGCATTGCCTATATCGCGCTGGGGCTGGGGAAAACGGTGGTGGAAGGCGGGCGGGCATTGCGCTTTTCCCCCAGGTACCCCAACATTCTGCCCCAGTTTTCGACGGTGGACGACATTCTGAACAATGCCCAGCGCTTTTTTTATGCGCTCAGAATCAGGCAATACCCTGAGGCGCTCAATTTTGACAAATTTTCGAACCTGGAACGGCGGGAAATCGACGATGCCGAGGCCGAGCTGCCGGTCAAAATGCTTGCCAGCACCTACGTGCCCGAAGAACACCGAATCCGCGATTCGGGATACATGCCGGGCCCCAAGGTGCTGACCTTTGCATCGGTTCTCAAACACAACATACTCCCGCTGCCCGAACTCCTGTCCGATCTTCTGGACCTGGGCCGAAAGGCCATGGGGTGCCCCGTGGAGATCGAATTTTCCGTTAACCTGAACCCGGACCGGCATCAGAAAAATAACTTCTATTTTCTTCAGATGCGTCCGACGGTATCCCACCAGGACCGTTTCCAGGTTCAGATTACCCCCGAAGACGTTCGGGCGGCCTTCTGCGCTTCCCGTCAGGCAATGGGAAACGGAAAGGATGAGGAGATGGCGGACATTGTATATGTCAAGCCCGGTGATTTCAAAGCCGAGGCGACCATTCAGATGGCCGAAGAGATCGGGAAGATCAACGCCGCCCTGCTCAGGGAAAAACGGCAGTATCTGCTGGTGGGGCCGGGCCGGTGGGGCACCTCGGACCGGTGGCTGGGAATTCCCGTATTGTGGCGGCATATCTCCGGCGTCCGGGCCATGGTTGAAGTGAAAAACGAGTCGCTGAATGCCGATCCCTCCCAGGGGTCTCACTTTTTTCAGAACATCACATCACTGGGGATCTTTTATGTCACCGTAAACGAGGGCACGGGCGACTACTTTGACTGGGAATGGCTTGATTCGCTTCCGGCGGTTCAGGAAACAACCTTTTTGCGCCATGTGCGGACAGAACGCCCGATCCTGCTGAAGGCGGACGGCAAAACCGCACAATGTGTCATCCTGCGGGAAAGCGGGGAGAACCGGGACGAGGACGCATCATCGCTGCCGGTGACATTATGTACACATGTCTGA